The following coding sequences lie in one Alicyclobacillus curvatus genomic window:
- a CDS encoding cytidine deaminase, giving the protein MYARSETEAAQAAKELDGCIEIVGHAVEAPPLLLDIVREATGKDGASETHGTSETDEASDTHGTSDTHGTSETDEASETDEASETHRTPETGGASETHKTSETDVLRAGQLDLAQTAAEDTTGPSVGDEHTHASATSDLVQAAREAMKKAYVPYSHFPVGAALQLSNGEVVTGANIENASYGLTNCAERTAIFRARMLHDLPGDTSIVAIAVVADSEGAISPCGACRQVMAEFCEASVPVVLTDLQGDELHTTVGDLLPYAFDSRQMDDRERPDESRKGETKR; this is encoded by the coding sequence ATTTACGCTCGCAGCGAAACGGAAGCAGCGCAAGCCGCGAAGGAGCTTGATGGGTGTATCGAAATCGTCGGTCATGCCGTTGAAGCGCCCCCTTTGCTGTTAGACATTGTCCGTGAGGCCACCGGCAAAGACGGGGCTTCCGAAACACATGGAACTTCCGAAACAGACGAGGCTTCCGACACACACGGAACTTCCGACACACACGGAACTTCCGAAACAGACGAGGCTTCCGAAACAGACGAGGCTTCCGAAACACACAGAACTCCCGAAACAGGTGGGGCCTCCGAAACACACAAGACTTCCGAAACAGACGTGTTGCGAGCTGGACAACTTGATTTGGCTCAGACCGCGGCCGAGGACACGACGGGCCCATCTGTCGGCGATGAACATACGCACGCATCTGCCACCAGTGACTTGGTTCAGGCGGCGCGCGAGGCCATGAAAAAGGCGTACGTCCCGTACTCGCATTTTCCTGTCGGGGCAGCCTTGCAACTGTCGAATGGTGAAGTCGTGACGGGAGCGAACATCGAAAATGCTTCATACGGACTCACGAATTGTGCAGAGCGAACAGCTATCTTTCGCGCTCGAATGCTCCATGACTTGCCGGGCGATACAAGTATCGTAGCCATTGCTGTCGTTGCGGACAGTGAGGGCGCCATCTCTCCTTGCGGAGCATGCCGTCAGGTCATGGCCGAGTTTTGCGAGGCCAGTGTGCCCGTCGTGCTGACAGACCTGCAAGGAGACGAACTACATACAACGGTGGGTGACTTGTTGCCGTACGCCTTTGATTCGCGGCAGATGGACGATAGAGAGAGGCCGGATGAAAGCCGCAAAGGCGAAACGAAGCGGTAA
- a CDS encoding polysaccharide biosynthesis C-terminal domain-containing protein: MTSVRANWRKLWCVICASNQQIKTFHSGEDKSMSMSGKTLVTFFYKIILSFVSFVNGALTARYLLSKGDRFDFQFTGTISGTGTTYIGGYNGYWAYALSKRPQDLEDITQMGNLFIFSLSFIVWVGALSVKLILGPQFNSVWLWAFLVMPFTFMFSYGSYLLQGSNQMSWLNRANLAQPLLFLIIYLPIFFDHRIPEHLRLTLSYVGWTASFAIAGAGAILVAYQLFGKHKVRRWRYSKREWSGMFHYGGWLSISNLVNIANYRMDLWLVKIYIPAAIASDYGIAVVASEVLLNISQSITQVVFTRMTGGSRGDAIAITELSARQTLVSTSIVAIGMYIFFPWLIVAAYGHRYAGALLPFFILLPGLVVKAASNVVLQYYTNQLGSPKTTIVMNGLSAAINAVLCVIFLPTLGLVGGAIASTGSYVLSFIVYVYWFGKVNHISGLGLVRIRREDIMAYVDFAKRILRRGK; this comes from the coding sequence ATGACAAGCGTGCGTGCCAACTGGCGCAAGCTGTGGTGTGTCATCTGCGCCTCTAACCAGCAAATAAAGACGTTTCACAGCGGAGAAGATAAATCGATGAGTATGTCAGGCAAGACCTTAGTAACTTTTTTCTATAAAATCATCCTGTCATTCGTGAGCTTCGTCAATGGAGCATTGACCGCCAGGTACCTTTTAAGTAAAGGGGACCGTTTTGACTTTCAGTTTACAGGTACCATCTCTGGTACTGGGACAACCTATATTGGTGGTTACAATGGGTACTGGGCTTATGCGCTTTCGAAACGCCCCCAAGACCTCGAAGACATCACGCAAATGGGGAACCTGTTTATCTTTTCGCTGAGTTTCATCGTTTGGGTCGGCGCATTAAGTGTGAAACTGATACTTGGCCCCCAATTCAATTCGGTATGGCTGTGGGCATTCCTCGTCATGCCATTTACGTTCATGTTCAGCTACGGGTCGTACCTGTTGCAGGGTTCGAATCAGATGTCGTGGTTAAACCGCGCAAACCTGGCGCAGCCTCTCCTCTTTCTCATCATCTACTTACCTATATTTTTTGACCACCGCATCCCTGAACATCTCCGCCTTACACTGTCCTACGTTGGCTGGACAGCATCGTTTGCCATCGCGGGAGCTGGGGCCATCCTTGTGGCGTATCAGCTGTTTGGCAAACACAAGGTTCGGCGCTGGCGCTACTCAAAGCGAGAATGGTCAGGTATGTTCCATTACGGCGGATGGTTGTCCATCTCAAATCTGGTCAACATTGCAAACTACCGAATGGACTTATGGTTGGTCAAGATCTACATCCCTGCGGCAATTGCTTCCGATTACGGCATTGCAGTCGTTGCCTCTGAGGTTTTGTTAAACATCTCGCAGTCGATTACGCAGGTCGTCTTTACGCGGATGACAGGCGGTTCTCGCGGAGATGCCATTGCCATTACAGAACTGTCTGCACGGCAGACGCTGGTTTCGACAAGCATCGTTGCAATTGGCATGTACATATTCTTTCCCTGGCTCATTGTCGCTGCGTACGGTCACCGCTACGCCGGTGCACTGTTACCGTTTTTCATCCTCCTCCCAGGTCTGGTCGTCAAAGCGGCGAGTAACGTCGTTTTACAGTACTACACCAATCAGCTCGGCAGCCCCAAGACGACCATCGTCATGAACGGGCTATCAGCTGCCATCAACGCGGTGCTATGTGTCATCTTCCTGCCAACACTCGGACTGGTGGGGGGTGCGATTGCTTCAACGGGATCGTACGTGCTGTCATTCATCGTGTACGTGTATTGGTTCGGTAAGGTCAACCACATCTCGGGACTGGGGCTCGTCCGCATTCGACGCGAGGACATCATGGCCTACGTGGACTTTGCAAAGCGCATTCTGCGGCGCGGCAAATAG
- a CDS encoding fumarate hydratase, whose translation MSTMQESLYQLITETSTNLPPDVRRAIKRAEMQEEMGSRAALALETIVDNIVSAEEDVQPICQDTGMPTFIVKCPVGFNQIEFEKDIKAAVVRATKEGKLRPNSVDPLTGKNSGDNLGPGTPVVHFHQWEQDDVEVRLILKGGGCENKNIQYALPTDIPGLGRAGRDLEGIRKCILHAVYQAQGYGCSAGFIGVGIGGDRTTGYELAKEQLFRNLEDTNSNETLAELESYIMENANHLEIGTMGFGGKVTLLGCKVGVMNRIPASFYVSVAYNCWAFRRLGVVVDPLSGSIKHWLYRDKPEEMQRPAGGFDVDKAIVLQAPVSEEVIRSLKVGDVVLIKGEMHTGRDELHKYLMHNDAPVNLHGGVLYHCGPVMLQDESGEWHVKAAGPTTSSREEPYQADIIEKFGLRAIIGKGGMGQKTLDGLQKSGAVYLNAIGGAAQYYARSVRKVNGVDFLDKFGVPEAMWHLDVDAFPAIVTMDAHGNSLHKDVAEASMVKLEDLKDPVFA comes from the coding sequence GTGAGTACCATGCAGGAGAGCTTGTACCAACTGATTACAGAGACGTCAACCAACCTTCCGCCTGATGTACGGCGGGCCATTAAGCGCGCGGAGATGCAGGAAGAGATGGGCTCGCGGGCTGCACTCGCACTCGAAACCATTGTCGACAACATTGTGTCTGCGGAAGAAGATGTTCAGCCCATTTGTCAGGATACCGGCATGCCGACTTTCATCGTCAAGTGCCCGGTCGGGTTTAACCAGATTGAGTTTGAGAAGGACATCAAAGCGGCTGTTGTACGGGCGACAAAGGAAGGTAAGCTTCGTCCCAACTCGGTCGATCCGCTGACAGGCAAGAATTCCGGCGACAACCTCGGCCCGGGAACGCCTGTGGTTCATTTCCATCAGTGGGAACAAGACGACGTGGAAGTCCGCCTCATCCTCAAGGGTGGTGGCTGCGAGAATAAGAATATCCAGTACGCACTGCCTACGGACATCCCGGGCCTTGGCCGTGCGGGTCGTGATTTGGAAGGCATCCGCAAGTGCATTTTGCATGCCGTCTACCAGGCCCAGGGTTACGGCTGCAGCGCAGGATTCATTGGTGTAGGCATCGGCGGGGACCGGACCACAGGCTACGAGTTAGCCAAGGAGCAACTGTTCCGCAACCTCGAGGACACGAACTCAAATGAGACCCTGGCAGAACTGGAATCATACATCATGGAAAACGCCAACCACCTCGAAATTGGCACCATGGGCTTTGGCGGCAAGGTGACGTTGCTTGGGTGCAAGGTCGGTGTGATGAACCGCATCCCAGCAAGTTTCTACGTCTCCGTCGCATACAACTGCTGGGCTTTCCGCCGTCTGGGTGTGGTTGTCGATCCGCTGTCAGGATCCATCAAACACTGGCTGTACCGTGACAAACCCGAGGAAATGCAGCGCCCGGCAGGCGGTTTCGACGTCGATAAGGCCATCGTTTTGCAAGCGCCGGTTTCGGAAGAAGTCATCCGCTCACTCAAGGTTGGCGATGTCGTCCTCATCAAGGGTGAGATGCACACAGGCCGCGATGAGTTGCATAAATACCTGATGCATAACGATGCACCGGTAAACCTGCATGGCGGCGTCCTGTATCACTGCGGACCGGTGATGCTGCAGGATGAATCTGGCGAGTGGCACGTAAAGGCGGCGGGCCCGACGACGAGTTCGCGCGAAGAACCATACCAGGCGGATATCATTGAGAAGTTCGGCCTGCGAGCGATTATCGGCAAAGGCGGTATGGGTCAAAAGACACTCGACGGGCTGCAGAAATCCGGCGCCGTTTACCTCAACGCAATCGGTGGGGCGGCGCAGTACTACGCGAGATCGGTCAGGAAAGTGAACGGTGTAGACTTCCTCGACAAATTCGGGGTTCCAGAAGCGATGTGGCACTTGGATGTGGATGCGTTCCCTGCAATTGTGACCATGGACGCACACGGAAACAGCTTGCATAAGGATGTTGCGGAAGCCTCGATGGTAAAACTCGAGGACCTCAAGGATCCAGTATTTGCGTAA
- a CDS encoding DMT family transporter yields MVQPIFALLLVSAIWGSHPVVGQLVEQQMSPFALTVWRFTLSAICYLPLSKSLTRILKLPARTLWRLLGTAAFWCILYPLFYYESLRSVPPIDSLLLVNSAPLLAALFAFVFLRERLSGREWTGILVAFLGVVLLTGYRISFAASWTGIGFAALAAASFAGYTVLSRRLFQELALFDVLFSTTLLGAITLWVLTLVTGQAHAVTLQLTHLSKGGLWEFVYIGVAVSTIAYVFYGYGLRRLPAAVSSAITFYPQVFFAGILQWIWIGHAPTVWTWIAVAFVFAGTGLMSFRKRTRLRAPREAAKDA; encoded by the coding sequence ATGGTTCAGCCAATTTTTGCGTTATTACTCGTGAGTGCCATCTGGGGCAGCCATCCGGTCGTGGGTCAACTGGTGGAACAACAAATGTCTCCCTTTGCACTGACGGTCTGGCGCTTCACTTTGAGCGCCATCTGCTACTTACCTTTGTCAAAATCGCTGACACGGATTCTGAAGTTGCCTGCGCGGACACTTTGGCGGCTGTTGGGCACCGCAGCGTTTTGGTGCATCCTTTATCCTTTGTTTTACTATGAATCGCTCCGATCCGTTCCCCCCATCGATTCCCTCCTCCTCGTCAACAGCGCTCCGCTGCTAGCGGCGTTGTTCGCATTCGTGTTTTTGCGGGAACGCCTGAGTGGACGCGAATGGACTGGAATTCTCGTTGCGTTTCTCGGTGTCGTTTTGTTGACGGGATACCGGATCAGCTTTGCTGCCTCGTGGACCGGAATCGGGTTCGCAGCGCTCGCAGCCGCGTCATTTGCAGGATATACCGTCTTGTCGCGCCGGCTGTTTCAGGAGTTGGCGCTGTTTGACGTCCTGTTCAGTACAACGCTGCTCGGAGCCATCACACTTTGGGTTCTTACCCTTGTGACCGGACAGGCTCACGCGGTTACGCTGCAACTGACACATTTGTCGAAGGGCGGGCTGTGGGAGTTTGTGTACATCGGTGTAGCGGTCAGTACGATTGCATACGTGTTTTACGGCTATGGTCTGCGTCGTTTGCCTGCAGCCGTTTCATCCGCCATCACGTTTTACCCACAGGTGTTCTTCGCGGGGATATTGCAGTGGATTTGGATTGGGCACGCGCCAACGGTGTGGACGTGGATTGCCGTTGCTTTCGTATTCGCAGGCACTGGACTCATGAGTTTTCGCAAACGTACCCGATTGAGGGCTCCGCGAGAGGCTGCTAAGGATGCTTGA
- the lysA gene encoding diaminopimelate decarboxylase has translation MGNDGLDIGTWGTMSVLDNGHLAIGGCDSVDLAAQFGTPLFVYDVGWLRGRIREILTATRKSGLKVRVSYASKAFCTTAICQLVHEEGLGLDVVSGGELYTALQAGVPPTEIHMHGNNKSWAELEFAVSSGIGLVIVDNDVELGMLSDVAERLGRNVDILLRISPGVEAHTHEFISTGQQDSKFGFDLESGHAAQALAELSRYPRLKCVGLHSHIGSQIFEPQGFTAAVERMLGLYQAGLELGVPLQILNVGGGFGIRYTAEDNPLSFDVYMGAIESTVTSVCGELGMSIPDIWLEPGRVIVGPPGTTLYTVGTQKSIPGVRNYVSVDGGMTDNPRLALYGAKYDAVLANRMQEAVGHSLAQPGDSGAVERWSVAGKCCETGDMLIWDATLPHPNPGDILAVFSTGAYNYSMASHYNRNPKPAVVFVENGEARVVVERETWADMVRQDRPLR, from the coding sequence ATGGGCAATGACGGACTCGACATTGGAACATGGGGCACGATGAGCGTGCTTGACAATGGTCACTTGGCCATTGGGGGGTGCGACAGCGTAGACTTGGCGGCACAATTTGGAACTCCGCTGTTTGTGTATGATGTTGGGTGGCTGCGCGGACGCATTCGAGAAATTCTTACGGCAACCCGTAAGAGTGGGTTGAAAGTAAGGGTTTCTTACGCCTCGAAGGCGTTTTGTACGACAGCCATCTGCCAGTTGGTGCATGAAGAGGGACTTGGATTGGACGTGGTATCTGGCGGCGAATTATATACGGCGCTGCAGGCCGGGGTTCCGCCGACGGAGATCCATATGCACGGGAACAACAAGTCTTGGGCAGAACTTGAATTCGCAGTCTCGTCCGGCATTGGACTCGTTATTGTTGATAACGATGTCGAACTCGGCATGCTGTCAGACGTTGCAGAGCGACTCGGCCGCAATGTCGACATACTGCTGCGCATTTCACCAGGGGTTGAGGCGCATACGCACGAGTTCATCTCTACTGGGCAACAAGACAGTAAGTTTGGCTTCGATCTGGAAAGCGGGCACGCAGCGCAAGCACTTGCAGAGTTGTCCCGTTATCCTCGGCTGAAGTGTGTGGGGCTGCATTCTCATATCGGATCGCAGATTTTCGAACCGCAAGGATTCACTGCAGCCGTCGAACGTATGCTAGGGCTGTACCAGGCTGGGCTTGAACTCGGAGTGCCGCTGCAAATTTTGAACGTTGGCGGTGGCTTCGGCATCCGTTACACAGCCGAGGATAACCCGTTGTCCTTCGATGTGTACATGGGTGCGATTGAGTCCACCGTGACATCGGTTTGCGGAGAGCTTGGAATGTCCATCCCTGACATTTGGCTGGAGCCTGGTCGGGTCATTGTCGGCCCTCCCGGCACAACGCTCTACACTGTCGGTACACAAAAATCCATCCCGGGCGTGCGCAATTACGTCTCTGTAGACGGCGGGATGACGGACAACCCGCGGCTCGCTCTGTACGGTGCGAAATACGACGCTGTGCTTGCAAATCGCATGCAAGAAGCAGTTGGCCATAGCTTGGCGCAGCCGGGAGATTCGGGTGCAGTAGAGCGTTGGTCAGTGGCAGGCAAATGTTGCGAGACAGGGGACATGCTCATTTGGGATGCTACCCTCCCGCATCCCAATCCAGGAGATATCCTAGCTGTCTTCTCGACCGGCGCGTACAACTATTCGATGGCCAGCCACTACAACCGCAATCCGAAACCGGCCGTGGTTTTTGTCGAAAACGGTGAGGCAAGAGTTGTGGTGGAGCGGGAGACGTGGGCCGATATGGTGCGTCAAGATCGGCCGTTGCGATAG
- a CDS encoding ABC transporter ATP-binding protein, with translation MLQAQGLRKEFGDKVAVDDVTFTLKPGELFGFLGPNGAGKTTTIRMLVGLLRPTRGEIQVAGVDLLRQPTEAKRKLGYVPDKPMVHDKLTGREFLRFMAHLYDVPGGVGPQADEWLEEFDLTEVADSLISTYSHGMKQKIGLIGQLIHEPEVLLLDEPTVGLDPKSARTLRNALDGLCDKGVTVLISTHQLQTAELMCHRVGIMDRGKIIAIGSVPELQARYHTESNLEDLFLRLTEAAEEDHRG, from the coding sequence ATGTTGCAAGCGCAAGGATTACGTAAGGAATTTGGTGACAAGGTTGCAGTTGATGATGTGACTTTCACGTTGAAGCCGGGTGAACTGTTTGGCTTTTTGGGCCCGAACGGAGCGGGTAAGACCACGACCATCCGAATGTTGGTGGGACTGCTTAGACCAACTCGCGGAGAGATTCAGGTCGCGGGGGTGGACCTTCTTCGACAGCCGACGGAAGCGAAACGCAAACTTGGCTACGTGCCTGACAAGCCGATGGTGCACGACAAGCTTACGGGGCGCGAGTTTCTGCGCTTCATGGCGCATCTGTACGATGTCCCAGGTGGAGTGGGGCCACAGGCGGACGAGTGGTTGGAGGAGTTCGATCTGACCGAGGTCGCCGATTCCCTCATTTCCACATACTCGCACGGCATGAAGCAGAAAATCGGATTGATTGGGCAGTTGATTCACGAACCGGAAGTGCTGTTGTTGGACGAGCCTACGGTCGGACTCGATCCGAAGAGTGCACGCACGCTCCGCAACGCCCTCGACGGCCTTTGTGACAAGGGCGTCACAGTGCTCATTTCAACCCACCAATTGCAGACGGCCGAGTTGATGTGTCATCGTGTCGGGATTATGGATAGGGGTAAGATTATCGCTATCGGATCGGTCCCAGAATTACAGGCACGTTACCACACGGAGTCCAACCTGGAGGACCTGTTTCTACGGTTGACGGAGGCGGCGGAGGAGGACCATCGCGGATGA
- a CDS encoding LL-diaminopimelate aminotransferase, with protein sequence MRYAPRGPVHGETLCTNRPEANVPGGDSVTDLAARRLRELSTGIFAELQNRKRQVRERGLDVIDLSVGSPDLPPPQVVRDALTEAVQDVTQYGYALSGTDAFADAVADFYMSRYGVELDPRKEVLQVMGSQDGLAHLALAMLDPGDVVLAPDPGYPIYHASVHIAGGTLYTMPLRPENGFLPRFDIIPQEIVAKAKLMILNHPGNPVPTLATEEFFSEAIEFAKRYEIVIAHDFAYSELVYDGLRPVSFLSVPRAREVGFEFNSLSKTFNMAGARIGYAVGSEHLLAPLRMLKSHIDYGIFFPIQRAATAALRSDATLLLHQANIYEARRDALVDGLSAAGWKVDKPHATMFLWAKLPVGWTSKEFALTLIEQAGVAVTPGDAFGEEGEGYVRIALVQPAEVLGEAARRIGRVLAGS encoded by the coding sequence ATGCGCTATGCACCGCGAGGCCCCGTGCATGGCGAGACCCTGTGTACCAACAGACCCGAGGCAAATGTACCTGGAGGCGATAGTGTGACAGATTTGGCTGCTCGACGTCTACGTGAACTTTCCACCGGCATCTTCGCCGAACTACAAAACCGCAAGCGGCAGGTGCGCGAGCGTGGGCTCGACGTCATCGATCTCAGCGTCGGCAGCCCCGACCTCCCGCCACCTCAAGTAGTCCGCGACGCCCTGACAGAAGCAGTTCAGGATGTCACGCAGTACGGTTATGCACTGTCCGGCACTGATGCGTTTGCTGACGCCGTTGCCGATTTCTACATGTCGCGCTACGGCGTTGAACTCGACCCGCGCAAAGAAGTGTTGCAAGTGATGGGATCTCAAGATGGACTTGCCCACCTGGCACTAGCCATGCTCGACCCAGGAGACGTTGTCCTCGCGCCCGATCCCGGTTACCCCATCTATCACGCAAGCGTCCACATTGCAGGTGGCACGCTGTACACCATGCCACTTCGTCCGGAGAATGGTTTTCTGCCAAGGTTCGACATAATTCCCCAGGAAATTGTGGCGAAGGCTAAGCTCATGATATTGAATCACCCCGGCAATCCCGTCCCAACCCTCGCAACGGAAGAGTTTTTCAGCGAGGCAATCGAGTTTGCGAAGCGGTACGAGATCGTCATCGCCCACGATTTTGCTTATTCAGAGCTTGTCTACGACGGGCTTCGACCGGTCAGTTTCCTGTCCGTTCCCAGAGCGCGCGAGGTTGGCTTTGAATTTAACTCGCTGTCCAAAACATTCAATATGGCAGGAGCCCGAATTGGCTATGCGGTGGGCAGCGAACATCTACTTGCACCTTTGCGTATGCTCAAATCCCACATTGACTATGGCATCTTCTTCCCCATTCAACGTGCGGCTACGGCAGCGCTCCGATCCGATGCCACTCTGCTCCTGCACCAAGCCAACATCTACGAGGCACGACGCGACGCCCTTGTCGACGGCTTGTCGGCAGCAGGCTGGAAGGTGGACAAACCCCACGCAACAATGTTTCTCTGGGCAAAGCTCCCCGTCGGCTGGACATCTAAGGAATTCGCCCTCACCCTGATTGAACAGGCTGGAGTCGCCGTGACACCGGGGGATGCGTTTGGCGAGGAAGGCGAAGGCTACGTGCGAATCGCGCTAGTACAGCCCGCTGAGGTACTGGGCGAGGCAGCAAGGCGCATCGGGCGCGTCCTTGCCGGAAGCTGA
- a CDS encoding RNA polymerase sigma factor, with protein MGISPGVSTTFATDHGHGASLHVDDTVPILVPGRGESMEEVKPGLAAAIDGLYDLYADELYRYARFTLRDVHLAEDVVQEVFIRAIRAWDSFRGDAAPRTWLWQIARNYMRDVLRRKEVRRRHSVSDPVELYDVGAPFESLLELEDQLAGLTDHQRQVFILRCMQDLSVKDTAEVLGWTESKVKTTLSRALTKLRTQFEQEPGFAKDAGLTKGTGFVKDTGFTTGTVLAKDTGFTTDTVLTEDTSFIKDAGLTNEPDKESLHKGGGPNGMERTERQI; from the coding sequence GTGGGCATTTCACCGGGGGTTTCGACTACGTTTGCAACCGATCACGGACATGGTGCGTCACTCCATGTGGATGACACGGTACCGATTCTGGTCCCTGGAAGGGGTGAATCCATGGAAGAAGTAAAACCTGGGCTGGCGGCCGCCATCGACGGGCTCTACGACTTGTACGCCGATGAGCTTTATCGATATGCCCGGTTCACACTGCGAGATGTCCACCTTGCTGAAGATGTTGTTCAGGAGGTGTTTATTCGAGCTATCCGCGCATGGGATTCATTTCGTGGTGATGCAGCACCACGGACATGGCTTTGGCAAATTGCTCGCAACTATATGCGCGATGTGCTGCGAAGAAAAGAGGTACGGCGCAGGCACAGCGTTTCCGATCCGGTCGAACTCTACGACGTCGGCGCACCGTTTGAGAGTCTGCTCGAACTTGAAGACCAACTCGCGGGACTGACAGACCATCAGCGGCAAGTATTCATCTTGCGCTGTATGCAGGATTTGTCGGTGAAAGACACGGCAGAAGTTCTCGGTTGGACGGAATCGAAGGTCAAAACCACACTCAGTCGGGCGCTCACCAAACTGCGTACGCAATTCGAACAGGAACCTGGCTTCGCGAAGGATGCCGGGCTCACAAAGGGCACGGGTTTCGTAAAGGATACAGGCTTCACAACGGGCACAGTTTTGGCAAAGGATACAGGCTTCACAACCGACACAGTTTTGACAGAGGATACAAGCTTCATAAAGGATGCCGGGCTCACAAACGAGCCTGACAAGGAAAGCCTGCACAAGGGAGGTGGTCCGAATGGAATGGAGCGAACTGAGAGACAAATTTGA
- a CDS encoding polysaccharide biosynthesis C-terminal domain-containing protein, which yields MSVMPRLLRTIGYKLGTSGLSFFIGLITAHLLTVAERGFYSSVGITLLLGNTFFEGYASFFNYGLNRLKLDRQRIIGTASRQILLIFTGSVTLLAVLLRLTWQHQEWFHMVFVFGALPFIVTYSYSSRLLQALNEIDLLNRLNLVQPVTLIIGFLLFSHSIIVERKFPHIALVITLSVYLFSYLLAGLVAMIVTLRKAKVSLSIKKDKEINALMIPYGHRVGAQNVLTQLNYRGDFYMVEWLAGWKSAGWYGVSVSFSELLWQVSQSISLIVYSRIAQEERPHSIALTERSFRFTFWFLFVGGTAMFLFAPLIPVLYGHKFTRSISPFEILLIGTVAYGATGVLTQFFTDQLGKVRYPLFMQGASVIINLLTGWILIPRLGMDGGAIASSAAYLFALVLSIVYYRLQTKRPVRHLFLFSVEDVMLAQRLLRR from the coding sequence ATGAGCGTAATGCCACGACTACTTCGAACCATCGGTTACAAGTTAGGAACGTCTGGGCTGTCTTTTTTCATCGGGCTTATTACCGCGCATCTACTCACCGTCGCAGAACGAGGCTTTTATAGCAGCGTTGGCATCACGTTGCTTCTGGGAAATACGTTCTTTGAAGGATACGCCAGTTTTTTTAATTACGGACTCAATCGCCTTAAACTCGACCGTCAAAGAATCATTGGCACTGCATCCCGACAAATCCTGCTGATTTTTACCGGAAGCGTCACCCTCCTCGCTGTTTTACTTCGACTTACGTGGCAACACCAAGAGTGGTTTCACATGGTCTTTGTCTTCGGCGCTTTGCCCTTCATCGTGACGTATTCCTATTCTTCGCGTCTACTTCAGGCACTCAATGAGATTGACTTGCTTAATCGATTGAATCTAGTTCAACCCGTCACGTTGATTATCGGTTTTCTCCTTTTTTCGCATTCGATTATCGTAGAGAGAAAATTCCCGCACATTGCGCTCGTAATTACTCTCTCCGTATATCTGTTCTCCTATCTATTAGCAGGACTTGTTGCCATGATTGTAACCCTGCGCAAAGCGAAGGTCTCTTTGAGTATAAAAAAAGACAAAGAAATTAACGCCCTGATGATTCCCTACGGTCATCGGGTTGGCGCGCAAAATGTGCTCACACAGCTCAATTACAGAGGCGATTTTTATATGGTCGAATGGCTTGCCGGTTGGAAATCGGCAGGCTGGTACGGAGTGTCCGTTTCCTTTTCCGAACTGCTCTGGCAAGTGTCGCAAAGCATCTCGCTTATCGTCTACAGCCGGATTGCACAAGAAGAGCGGCCCCATTCCATCGCCCTGACCGAGCGGAGCTTCCGCTTCACCTTCTGGTTTCTCTTCGTCGGCGGTACAGCAATGTTCTTATTTGCACCGCTCATCCCCGTTTTGTATGGACACAAATTCACCCGTTCCATCTCACCCTTTGAGATTCTTCTCATCGGCACCGTCGCATACGGTGCTACAGGCGTTCTTACCCAGTTTTTCACGGATCAACTCGGGAAAGTGAGATACCCGCTGTTTATGCAAGGGGCGAGCGTTATTATCAATTTACTTACAGGTTGGATTCTAATCCCACGTTTAGGGATGGACGGCGGGGCAATTGCCTCTTCCGCTGCTTATCTCTTTGCACTCGTCCTGTCCATTGTTTATTACAGACTGCAAACAAAACGTCCGGTACGTCATTTGTTCCTATTTAGCGTTGAGGACGTCATGCTCGCGCAGCGGCTCTTGCGCAGATAA